The genomic window AGGAAAGCTATGCAGGACAATCATGAAAAACTCGGCTGGAACATTTACATTCCGAAATTTGAATATACCACCGATAATGCGGCAATGATCGCCATGGTAACACAGCTGAAATTTGAAAGAGGCGAATTTACCGATCTGAGAACAACGGCAACGGCAAAATACGATTTATGAAAATATTATTAGAAGAAAAAATTCTGGGAACACATTCCAAGAAAAACTCAAAATATTATTGGGTACTGGAAACAATTACCGGAAAGAACGAGGTGTCCGAAAAATATGAAGACGAAGATTATTTAATGATAAGTTCAGAGACCGGATATGTTCAAAATATAAAAGAAGAAATCGTAGAAAAAATCAATTCGGAAAATGTATTCAGTTTTGCTTATGAACCGAAAGAAGGCGACTACCTGTCCATCAAAAATAATTTAAGAAAAAACGAATACCTGAATTTAATTTTTATGAATAACAAGTGGATTGAAGAAATTTATGCTTGTTCGTACAGAGACTGTGATGGCGATATTTACACGACCATAAAAACCGGAGTTGCATTTTTGAGCGAGAATGAGATTTTCTTTTAAAACTACTATTTTTTATGAAACTTTTTTACGGCGAAATCGAAGGAAACCAGGTATTGATCAACGACGAAGAACAGCAGCATATCGTAAAGGTCCTTCGGATGAAAGAGGGTGAAGAAATTCATGTCACCGACGGAAAAGGAAACCTGGCTTCCGGAACTTTACTGATCGAAGGCAAGAAAGCCAATATGCATGTCAGCGAAATCAAAAACGATCTTCCCGGCTTCAGCCCGCAACTTCATATTGCCATTGCACCTACCAAAAACATCGACCGGATTGAGTTTTTTGTTGAGAAGGCCGTTGAGATGGGAATTTCAGAAATCACTTTGCTACAGACCGAAAAAACGGAGCGTAAAAATGTGAATATCGACAAGCTCCGCAAACAGGCCGTTTCAGCCTCCAAGCAGAGTCTTCGGTTCCATTTTCCGGTAACTAATGATCTTGTTAAGATCCAGGATTTTCTTAAACATACGGATCCTGAAACTACTTTTGT from Chryseobacterium sp. SORGH_AS_0447 includes these protein-coding regions:
- a CDS encoding 16S rRNA (uracil(1498)-N(3))-methyltransferase codes for the protein MKLFYGEIEGNQVLINDEEQQHIVKVLRMKEGEEIHVTDGKGNLASGTLLIEGKKANMHVSEIKNDLPGFSPQLHIAIAPTKNIDRIEFFVEKAVEMGISEITLLQTEKTERKNVNIDKLRKQAVSASKQSLRFHFPVTNDLVKIQDFLKHTDPETTFVAHCHENLERMDLKAIPKSENITFLIGPEGDFSEKEISFLSEKNIRAVSLGHQRLRTETAGIFVAAWNYYQLI